The DNA segment CCTTTGATCGCCCGCTCGCGCGCTTGTTTAAACACGCGATAGACTTCCAGCACATCGTTGCCGTCCACAATCACACCGGGAAACCCGTATCCGATCGCCCGATCCGCGACGTTCTCGCAGCCCAGCTGCTTGCTGAGCGGGACGGAGATCGCGTATTTGTTGTTTTCCACATAGAAAATCACGGGCAGCTTGTGGACGCCCGCGAAGTTGCAGGCTTCATGAAAATCCCCCTGGTTGGTCGAGCCTTCGCCCAGCGAGGTGAAGGCCACAGTCGGTTCCCGCCGCATTTTGGCGGCCAACGCGATCCCGACAGCGTGCGGAACCTGTGTCGCCACGGGCGAAGAACCGGTGACAATGCGGTATTTTTTGCCGCCGAAGTGGCCAGGCATCTGGCGTCCGCCCGAGTTCGGATCTTCCGGTTTCGCAAACGCGGACATCATCACATCGCGCGCCGTCTGGCCAAACACGAGGGCAACCCCGAGATCGCGATAGTACGGACAAACATAATCATGCTGGCGGTCGAGCGCGTAGGCAGCCCCCACCTGCGCGGCTTCCTGCCCCTGGCAGGAGATCACGAACGGGACTTTGCCCGCCCGGTTCAACAACCACTGGCGCTCATCAAGACGCCGCGCCAGCAGCATGTAGTAATACATTTCTAACAATTGCTCGTTCGTCAGGCCCAACTCTTCATGCTTGCTCACTTTGACTCCCCCCGCACGGAAGATTTCACTTTTTATGGAGCCGGTCCCGCGGCTCGGAACCGGAATTGACATGCTGCCAACCACTCGGAGATTTCCATCGGATCCCCGCCAGAGTGCTTGCCGATTAAGCCTTATATATGCAGCGCCCGGCCTTCCACCGCCAATGCAGCCTCTCCAATCGCCTCCGCCAGCGTCGGATGCGGATGGATCGACAATCCGACTTCCCATGCGGTCGCATCCAGCAGCATCGCCAGCCCCGCTTCCGAAACCATGTCTGTCACATGCGGACCGACCATATGGACGCCGAGCAGGTCATTCGTCTCAGCGTCCGAGACGATTTTGACAAACCCGTCGATTTCTCCGTTGACCAGCGCCTTGCCGATGGCGCGGAACGGAAAATTCCCGACTTTCACCTGATGCCCGCGCTCTCTCGCCTGCTTTTCGGTGATCCCGACACTGGCCACTTCCGGCCGCGAATAGGTGCACCGCGGCACGTGATCGTAGTGGATCGGATGCGGATCGAGTCCGGCGATCTTCTCCACCGCCACAATCCCTTCATGGTCCGCCACATGGGCCAACTGCAGGCCGCCGATCGCGTCTCCGATGGCAAAAATGTTGGACTCGGCCGTCTGCATAAACCGATTCACTTTGATAAAGCCTCGTTCCACACGGACTTCCGTTGCTTCCAGGCCGATGTTGTCGATCGCCGCTTCCCGTCCTACCGCAATGAGGATTTTCTCGGCCCGCAGCGTTTCCGTCCTGTCACCCTGCTGAACCTGGACCGACACTTGATCGCCTTCGATTTGTACCGTCTCCGGCAGCACCTTGGCACCGGTCAAAATTTTCATCCTGCGTTTCTTGAAGTTGCGGGCCAGTTCGTTCGCCACCTCTTCGTCTTCCTGCGGCAGAATGTGCGGCATCGATTCGACAAGGGTCACGTCACAACCGAAGTCGTTCAGCATCGACGCCCATTCCACCCCGATCGCGCCGGCACCGATAATGATCATCGATTTGGGAACTTCCGTCAGTTCCAACGCGTGGTCCGAGTTGATGATTTTGTCTCCGTCGAATGCAAGCCCGGGAAGCGCTTTCGGACGCGAACCGGTGGCGATGATCACATGATTGGGCGTCAGAATTTCAGACTCTCCATCCGGCCTTTCAACCCGCACGGCACCTGCCCGCGGCGAAAAAATGGAAGGTCCCATCACCCGGCCGAACCCTTCGATGACCGGTACGTTGTTCTTTTTCAGAAGATGCTGCACCCCTTTGTGCAGTTGCGCGACGATTTTCGATTTCCGTTCCATCACTTTTGCAAAATCGAGTGTCGGCTCGCCTGTCACAACGCCAAATTCGCCCAGCTTTTTCGCCGCCTGGAACATCTCGGCGCTTTTCAGCATCGCTTTCGACGGGATGCAGCCCTTGTGCAGGCAGGTGCCACCGACTTTTGCCTGTTCGACGACCGCGACTTTCAGCCTCAATTGGGCAGCGCGGATGGCAGCCACATAGCCGCCGGTCCCGCCGCCAACAATCACGACATCATATTGTTCCACCATATGCCCCCCTGTGAGGCCCGGCGGTGCACTGAAGCGGTGCTCCATGCGCTGCCGGGACTCGTTCGTTCCGCTGATTGATTATGGAAAAAAGCGTCACTTGCTGTGCAGGCTCCGTTCGTTCACCAGGAAGTTGCTGCGCGTCCGACGCATCGTTTCGATCCGTTGCTCCGCCAGACGATCCGCTGCTTTGTAGGTCGGAATCCCTTGCTCTTTGGCGATCTGATACACATTGAGCAGGATGTTGTAGATATTTTCGACTTTCTTGCGGGCCCGTTCCGCATTGTATCCTTCCAGTTCATCCGCCACATTGATCACGCCGCCGGCGTTGATCACATAGTCGGGCGCGTAAAGGATTCCCAGTTCCTGCAATTTGTCGCCATGCCGGTCTTCCTTCAGCTGGTTGTTGGCCGACCCGGCGATCGCCTTGCATTTCAATTGCGGAATCGTCTCGTCATTGATCACCGCGCCCAACGCACAGGGTGCGAAGATATCGCATTCCACGCCGAAGATATCGTTCGGCGCGACCGCTTGCGCCCCAAACTCTTCGACCGCACGCTTCACATTGTCTTCGTTGATGTCGGTGACGATCAATTTGGCTCCCGCTTCATACAGATGTTTGCACAAATAGTAGCCGACGTTGCCGACGCCTTGCACGGCCACGACCTTGCCCTCCAGCGAGTCGGAGCCGAACGCTTCCTTCGCCGTCGCCTGCATGCCGCGGAACACGCCGAGTGCCGTCATCGGCGACGGGTTGCCGGACGAACCGTATGTTTCCGAGACGCCGGTTACATATTTCGTTTCCTGGTGAATGATGTCCATATCGTGCACCGTCGTCCCGACATCTTCCGCCGTGATGTAGCGGCCGTTCAGGCTTTGCACGTACCGCCCCAACGCGCGGAACAGCGCTTCGCTCTTGTCAGTCCGCGGATTGCCGATGACCACCGTTTTGCCGCCGCCAAGGTTTAACCCTGCCGCCGCGTTTTTGTAGGTCATGCCGCGCGCCAGGCGCAGCGCGTCCTGAATCGCTTCTTCTTCTGTCGCATATGTCCACATCCGGCATCCGCCCAGCGCCGGCCCTAGCGTGGTGTCGTGAATGGCGATGATCGCTTTCAGACCGGACGCTTCGTCGTGGCAGAAAACCAGTTGCTCGTAGTCGTATTTTTGCATGTACTCGAAAACCTTCATGTGACCTGCCCCCTCAAGGAATTTTGCAGGGAATTGTGATCAGGTATTAATATCAACTCATG comes from the Effusibacillus pohliae DSM 22757 genome and includes:
- a CDS encoding thiamine pyrophosphate-dependent dehydrogenase E1 component subunit alpha; the protein is MYYYMLLARRLDERQWLLNRAGKVPFVISCQGQEAAQVGAAYALDRQHDYVCPYYRDLGVALVFGQTARDVMMSAFAKPEDPNSGGRQMPGHFGGKKYRIVTGSSPVATQVPHAVGIALAAKMRREPTVAFTSLGEGSTNQGDFHEACNFAGVHKLPVIFYVENNKYAISVPLSKQLGCENVADRAIGYGFPGVIVDGNDVLEVYRVFKQARERAIKGEGPTLIEAKTYRLVPHSSDDDDRSYRTREEVEEAKKHDPILKFRNYLMAEGILTDELVNEYETRVMKEVNEATEAAEKAPYAEPESALLHVYAE
- the lpdA gene encoding dihydrolipoyl dehydrogenase, with amino-acid sequence MVEQYDVVIVGGGTGGYVAAIRAAQLRLKVAVVEQAKVGGTCLHKGCIPSKAMLKSAEMFQAAKKLGEFGVVTGEPTLDFAKVMERKSKIVAQLHKGVQHLLKKNNVPVIEGFGRVMGPSIFSPRAGAVRVERPDGESEILTPNHVIIATGSRPKALPGLAFDGDKIINSDHALELTEVPKSMIIIGAGAIGVEWASMLNDFGCDVTLVESMPHILPQEDEEVANELARNFKKRRMKILTGAKVLPETVQIEGDQVSVQVQQGDRTETLRAEKILIAVGREAAIDNIGLEATEVRVERGFIKVNRFMQTAESNIFAIGDAIGGLQLAHVADHEGIVAVEKIAGLDPHPIHYDHVPRCTYSRPEVASVGITEKQARERGHQVKVGNFPFRAIGKALVNGEIDGFVKIVSDAETNDLLGVHMVGPHVTDMVSEAGLAMLLDATAWEVGLSIHPHPTLAEAIGEAALAVEGRALHI
- a CDS encoding Glu/Leu/Phe/Val family dehydrogenase; this translates as MKVFEYMQKYDYEQLVFCHDEASGLKAIIAIHDTTLGPALGGCRMWTYATEEEAIQDALRLARGMTYKNAAAGLNLGGGKTVVIGNPRTDKSEALFRALGRYVQSLNGRYITAEDVGTTVHDMDIIHQETKYVTGVSETYGSSGNPSPMTALGVFRGMQATAKEAFGSDSLEGKVVAVQGVGNVGYYLCKHLYEAGAKLIVTDINEDNVKRAVEEFGAQAVAPNDIFGVECDIFAPCALGAVINDETIPQLKCKAIAGSANNQLKEDRHGDKLQELGILYAPDYVINAGGVINVADELEGYNAERARKKVENIYNILLNVYQIAKEQGIPTYKAADRLAEQRIETMRRTRSNFLVNERSLHSK